Proteins encoded within one genomic window of Microbacterium sp. zg-B185:
- a CDS encoding LytR C-terminal domain-containing protein → MPRTTFPRDRFDDLPADAGRVGAHRAENPRMRGWVVLFWAVLATVVLIAVGIFGTLLVSGRVVLFPTPEPTVAPLPIVTPVVDTTFDVLVLNATPESGLATQTKDVVVAAGWAEDTVLASEAGSTDFAETTIYYYLPEDEAAAAGLAEVIGGARIEQSDVYQPAEDPEARQLTIVIGLDRTSTPPDATPAP, encoded by the coding sequence GTGCCGAGAACGACCTTCCCGCGGGACCGCTTCGACGACCTTCCCGCGGATGCGGGCCGGGTCGGCGCCCATCGCGCCGAGAATCCGCGGATGCGCGGCTGGGTCGTGCTGTTCTGGGCGGTGTTGGCGACCGTCGTGCTGATCGCGGTCGGCATCTTCGGAACTCTTCTGGTCAGCGGCCGGGTGGTGCTGTTCCCGACCCCGGAGCCGACCGTCGCCCCCTTGCCGATCGTCACGCCGGTCGTGGACACCACCTTCGACGTCCTGGTTCTGAACGCCACCCCGGAGTCGGGACTGGCGACGCAGACGAAGGACGTCGTCGTCGCCGCCGGCTGGGCCGAGGACACCGTGCTGGCCAGCGAGGCCGGTTCGACAGACTTCGCCGAGACGACGATCTACTACTACCTGCCCGAGGATGAGGCCGCCGCAGCCGGGCTTGCCGAGGTGATCGGCGGAGCCCGGATCGAGCAGAGCGACGTGTACCAGCCGGCAGAGGATCCGGAAGCGCGACAGTTGACGATCGTCATCGGACTGGATCGCACATCGACGCCGCCGGACGCCACTCCCGCACCGTGA
- a CDS encoding FAD-dependent oxidoreductase — translation MSGHRRVVIVGGGIAGWTVAASLREGGYDDAIVIIEREAACYDRPPLSKTALVDHTPLDALRFADDAKLAELRIETRVGRTATALNAADLSVTLDDGAAVAADAVVLATGALARVPAFPGAALPGVSTLRTYADAVTLQGLLGRRVAVVGAGLIGAEAAAALHQAGSPVVLIDPNQVPGVRAFGPTMAGYLHAMHADHGVDTRTDRITAVTAAEGGELRVQLTGGGCVDVDGVLVGTGIVIDTTLADHAGLDVDEGIVVDDAGRTAAAGIFAVGDATRRRLPGGLAASRGHWEAARLDGRAVAAAILGTAPDPRGADWFWSDRYGHHIEVVGDMAGDGREVVRPGPHPTAFRIDGDRLLGAASVDDPMAVRAARRLIDRSVAVSVDQLTDPGVPLRSLLPRG, via the coding sequence GTGAGCGGACACCGACGAGTCGTCATCGTCGGTGGAGGGATCGCTGGTTGGACCGTCGCCGCTTCTCTGCGCGAAGGCGGCTACGACGACGCGATCGTCATCATCGAACGCGAGGCCGCCTGTTACGACCGGCCCCCGCTGTCCAAGACGGCGCTGGTCGACCACACGCCCCTGGATGCGCTGCGGTTCGCCGATGACGCCAAGCTCGCCGAACTGCGCATCGAGACGCGCGTCGGCCGCACGGCCACCGCCCTGAATGCCGCAGACCTGTCCGTGACTCTGGACGACGGCGCCGCCGTGGCGGCCGACGCCGTCGTGCTGGCCACCGGCGCGCTCGCACGCGTGCCCGCCTTTCCAGGTGCTGCCCTGCCGGGTGTGAGCACGCTGAGGACCTACGCCGATGCGGTGACCCTGCAGGGGCTCCTCGGTCGCAGAGTCGCCGTGGTCGGCGCCGGACTCATCGGCGCCGAAGCGGCGGCGGCGCTGCACCAGGCCGGATCACCGGTCGTGCTGATCGACCCGAACCAGGTGCCGGGCGTGCGCGCTTTCGGCCCGACGATGGCGGGGTACCTGCACGCCATGCACGCCGACCACGGCGTCGACACGCGCACGGACCGGATCACCGCTGTCACGGCCGCGGAGGGCGGAGAGCTCCGCGTCCAGCTCACCGGAGGCGGCTGCGTCGACGTGGACGGCGTGCTGGTCGGAACCGGGATCGTCATCGACACCACACTCGCCGATCATGCCGGGCTCGACGTCGACGAGGGCATCGTCGTCGACGACGCGGGGCGCACCGCCGCGGCGGGGATCTTCGCCGTGGGCGACGCGACGCGCCGGCGCCTGCCGGGCGGCCTCGCCGCCTCCCGGGGGCATTGGGAAGCGGCGAGGCTGGATGGCCGGGCGGTCGCGGCGGCGATCCTGGGTACCGCGCCCGACCCGCGCGGAGCGGACTGGTTCTGGTCGGACCGCTACGGACACCACATCGAAGTGGTCGGCGACATGGCCGGGGACGGGCGTGAAGTCGTCCGGCCCGGCCCCCATCCGACCGCGTTCCGGATCGACGGCGATCGACTGCTCGGCGCGGCCAGCGTCGATGACCCGATGGCGGTGCGCGCGGCACGGCGGCTGATCGATCGCTCCGTCGCCGTCAGCGTCGACCAGCTCACCGACCCGGGAGTGCCGTTGCGCTCACTGCTCCCCCGCGGGTGA
- a CDS encoding DMT family transporter, with the protein MSLGGAVLVGVLTAAQARINGQLGVRLEDGLVAGAVSFGSGLLILIVLSLALPVGRRGFSALVSGVRSGGIPWWMLAGGAAGALTVATQGIAVGIIGVSLFTVGVVAGQTVCGLALDRAGYGPAGVVAVTLPRVAGGALALVAVGIAVVGDGLSGIPLWLLLLTLATGVGVAWQQATNGRLKQRVGTPLTATLVNFIGGTLILAAAAAVHVAVVGTPAAAPTEPWLYFGGAIGVAYIVLSAALVAHTGVLLLGLGVVAGQLIASFVLDVLWPAPAGPGLVQAVAMVVVALLSVVVATVPWRRLQR; encoded by the coding sequence ATGTCGCTGGGCGGTGCGGTGCTCGTCGGGGTGCTGACCGCGGCACAGGCGCGCATCAACGGGCAGCTCGGTGTCCGCCTAGAGGACGGGCTCGTGGCCGGGGCCGTCTCGTTCGGGTCCGGCCTGCTGATTCTCATCGTCCTGTCCCTCGCACTCCCGGTCGGGCGTCGCGGATTCAGCGCGCTCGTCTCGGGGGTTCGTTCAGGCGGCATCCCGTGGTGGATGCTGGCGGGCGGCGCAGCCGGAGCCCTGACCGTGGCGACCCAGGGGATCGCCGTCGGCATCATCGGGGTGTCGCTGTTCACCGTGGGAGTGGTGGCCGGCCAGACGGTCTGCGGACTTGCGCTGGATCGTGCCGGCTACGGGCCGGCGGGAGTCGTCGCGGTGACCCTGCCCCGCGTGGCCGGTGGGGCCCTCGCGCTGGTCGCGGTGGGAATCGCCGTGGTCGGCGATGGGCTCAGCGGCATCCCGCTGTGGCTGCTGCTGCTGACCCTGGCAACCGGTGTCGGCGTCGCGTGGCAGCAGGCGACCAACGGCAGGCTCAAGCAGCGCGTCGGGACACCGCTGACGGCGACGCTGGTGAACTTCATCGGCGGGACGCTCATCCTCGCCGCCGCCGCGGCCGTGCACGTCGCGGTGGTCGGGACCCCGGCGGCCGCGCCGACGGAGCCGTGGCTGTACTTCGGCGGCGCGATCGGCGTGGCCTACATCGTCCTGTCGGCAGCGCTGGTCGCACACACCGGTGTGCTGCTGCTCGGCCTCGGGGTGGTGGCCGGGCAGCTGATCGCCTCGTTCGTGCTCGACGTGCTCTGGCCGGCGCCCGCGGGTCCCGGGCTGGTGCAGGCGGTCGCCATGGTGGTCGTCGCTCTGCTGTCGGTCGTGGTCGCCACGGTGCCGTGGCGGCGTCTGCAACGCTAG
- a CDS encoding nitroreductase family protein produces MTVPATPPPSAGASRAAAGRVAPVLEAVRARRSWSKVTDVAPTRSQLLTLVSAAGRVADHSSLQPWRLIELRGTDRERLGRAINKANGDKGSSSKPLRAPLLIAIVVSYRKNDKVPRWEQEAVAAGVAHTLSLLLDEAGWGVIWRTGHYTRSKAVAKVHGLGKREELLGWLYVGGKPANARLGRRKAVDARHHLTRLPADTATVERIDAAADEV; encoded by the coding sequence ATGACCGTCCCCGCGACCCCTCCGCCCTCCGCCGGCGCGTCGCGCGCAGCCGCGGGCCGCGTGGCCCCGGTCTTGGAGGCGGTGCGGGCGCGGCGCTCCTGGTCGAAAGTGACCGATGTCGCACCCACCCGGTCTCAGCTGCTCACCCTCGTGTCCGCGGCCGGGCGGGTCGCCGATCACTCCTCGCTGCAGCCGTGGCGGCTCATCGAGCTGCGCGGAACCGATCGTGAGCGCCTGGGCAGGGCGATCAACAAGGCCAACGGCGACAAGGGCTCTTCGTCCAAGCCTCTGCGCGCGCCGCTGCTGATCGCCATCGTGGTCAGCTACCGCAAAAACGACAAGGTCCCCCGCTGGGAGCAGGAGGCCGTCGCCGCCGGTGTCGCCCACACGCTGAGCCTGCTGCTGGACGAGGCCGGTTGGGGCGTCATCTGGCGCACCGGGCACTACACCCGCAGCAAGGCGGTCGCCAAGGTGCACGGTCTGGGCAAGCGGGAGGAGCTCCTGGGCTGGCTGTACGTCGGCGGCAAGCCGGCGAACGCCCGGCTCGGACGCCGCAAGGCCGTAGATGCGCGTCATCACCTCACCCGGCTGCCCGCGGACACGGCGACGGTCGAGCGCATCGACGCCGCCGCCGACGAGGTCTGA
- a CDS encoding DUF2332 domain-containing protein, producing the protein MDAAAVAERFERFAFDEAIGRSALYADWAAGVASDLAVQEILVRIPAERRQPPLVFAVTRMLGAPEDPYRQWREWLIGHADAVVAECSRRTLQTNDPLRCAALLPALSGLEGPLALLEVGASAGLCLYPDRYSYRYRGGPALDPHDGVSPVVLESAVHGRPPLRLPDVIWRAGIDLAPLDASDAADRRFLLSLVWPGEQGRAQRIEAALDLVCADPPLLVRGDATVPGELEELAASAPSEATLVVTTPGVLPHIPRAGRDRLRSIIAAMDAVWVSIDPPMVHRQWNRGAERDGWDGFVLTRDGAPLATVDPLGASVEWRTGGASGRR; encoded by the coding sequence GTGGATGCCGCTGCCGTCGCCGAACGCTTCGAACGATTCGCGTTCGATGAGGCGATCGGACGGTCCGCCCTCTACGCCGACTGGGCCGCGGGCGTCGCGAGCGACCTCGCTGTGCAGGAGATCCTCGTGCGCATCCCGGCCGAGCGCCGGCAGCCGCCCCTTGTCTTCGCGGTCACCCGGATGCTCGGGGCGCCGGAGGATCCGTACCGGCAATGGCGGGAGTGGCTGATCGGGCATGCGGACGCCGTCGTGGCGGAATGCTCCCGGCGCACCCTGCAGACCAACGACCCGCTGCGGTGCGCCGCACTGCTGCCGGCGCTCAGCGGGCTGGAGGGCCCCCTGGCGCTGCTGGAGGTGGGGGCCAGTGCGGGTCTGTGCCTCTATCCGGACCGGTACTCCTACCGCTACCGCGGCGGACCCGCCCTGGATCCTCACGACGGTGTCTCGCCCGTGGTGCTCGAATCGGCCGTCCATGGGAGACCGCCGCTGCGGCTGCCGGATGTGATCTGGCGCGCCGGCATCGACCTGGCACCGCTGGATGCCTCGGATGCCGCTGACCGCCGGTTCCTGCTCAGCCTGGTCTGGCCGGGGGAGCAGGGCCGCGCGCAGCGGATCGAGGCCGCACTCGACCTGGTCTGCGCCGACCCGCCCCTGCTCGTACGCGGCGACGCGACCGTGCCCGGGGAGCTCGAGGAGCTCGCCGCCTCCGCCCCGTCGGAGGCGACGCTGGTGGTGACCACGCCGGGCGTGCTGCCGCACATCCCGCGGGCCGGCCGCGACCGCCTGCGCTCGATCATCGCCGCGATGGACGCGGTGTGGGTCTCGATCGACCCCCCGATGGTGCACCGGCAGTGGAATCGCGGCGCCGAGCGGGACGGGTGGGACGGTTTCGTCCTGACGCGCGACGGTGCGCCGCTGGCGACGGTCGACCCGCTCGGGGCTTCTGTGGAGTGGCGCACGGGTGGGGCGTCCGGACGGCGCTAG
- a CDS encoding Rieske 2Fe-2S domain-containing protein — MGMPTQTGNSIKVGVVGDIGEDEALVVPRATAGTRDDIAVIFSGGRYFAIDDTCTHEQTSLAQGWIEAGCVECPLHSSTFRLADGAVLSPPAPRGVAAHTIEVVGEDLMLTPNPERLA, encoded by the coding sequence ATGGGCATGCCGACGCAGACGGGGAATTCGATCAAGGTGGGTGTCGTGGGCGACATCGGCGAGGACGAGGCGCTGGTGGTGCCGCGTGCAACCGCCGGCACACGGGATGACATCGCAGTGATCTTCAGCGGCGGACGCTACTTCGCGATCGATGACACCTGCACCCACGAACAGACCTCACTCGCCCAGGGATGGATCGAGGCGGGCTGTGTGGAGTGCCCGCTGCACTCATCGACCTTCCGGCTCGCCGACGGCGCGGTGCTCTCCCCGCCGGCACCGCGCGGCGTCGCCGCGCACACCATCGAGGTCGTGGGTGAGGATCTGATGCTCACCCCGAACCCCGAGCGCCTCGCGTGA
- a CDS encoding DUF3263 domain-containing protein has protein sequence MPLSDRDRAILRFEAEWRRHAGAKEEAIRADLNLSPARYYQLLGRLIDTADAQEHDPMLVKRLRRIRDARQQARLARASGAPR, from the coding sequence GTGCCCCTCAGCGACCGCGACCGTGCCATCCTCCGGTTCGAGGCGGAGTGGCGTCGGCACGCGGGGGCGAAGGAGGAGGCGATCCGGGCGGATCTGAATCTGTCACCGGCACGCTATTACCAGCTGCTCGGCCGGCTGATCGACACCGCCGACGCTCAGGAGCACGACCCGATGCTCGTGAAACGGCTCCGCCGCATCCGCGACGCGCGGCAGCAGGCCCGCCTCGCCCGCGCCTCCGGGGCTCCCCGGTAG
- the msrB gene encoding peptide-methionine (R)-S-oxide reductase MsrB — protein sequence MTYSVQKSDEQWRAELAPEQYEVLREAATERPWTGELLDESRAGLYTCAACGSELFQSGTKFDSHCGWPSFYESVRPEAVELIEDRTHGMLRTEVRCASCGSHLGHVFPDGVGTPTGDRYCMNSLALDFTPESGT from the coding sequence ATGACCTACAGCGTTCAGAAGAGCGACGAGCAGTGGCGCGCCGAACTCGCTCCGGAGCAGTACGAGGTGCTGCGAGAGGCCGCCACCGAGCGCCCGTGGACCGGTGAGCTTCTGGATGAGAGCCGTGCCGGGCTCTACACGTGCGCGGCGTGCGGATCGGAGCTGTTCCAGAGCGGTACGAAGTTCGACTCGCACTGCGGCTGGCCGAGCTTCTACGAGTCGGTGCGTCCCGAGGCGGTCGAGCTGATCGAAGATCGCACCCACGGGATGCTGCGCACCGAGGTGCGCTGCGCGTCGTGCGGCTCCCATCTGGGCCACGTCTTCCCGGATGGCGTGGGCACGCCCACGGGCGACCGGTACTGCATGAACTCGCTCGCGCTCGATTTCACTCCCGAATCCGGAACATGA
- a CDS encoding cold-shock protein produces MTQGTVKWFNAEKGFGFITVAEGQDVFVHYSNIDMSGFRVLEEGQAVEFIVGTGQKGPQAESVRVVT; encoded by the coding sequence ATGACCCAAGGCACCGTCAAGTGGTTCAACGCCGAGAAGGGCTTCGGCTTCATCACCGTGGCAGAGGGGCAGGACGTCTTCGTGCACTACTCCAACATCGACATGAGCGGATTCCGCGTCCTCGAGGAGGGCCAGGCCGTGGAGTTCATCGTGGGCACCGGCCAGAAGGGGCCCCAGGCGGAGTCCGTTCGCGTCGTAACCTGA